The sequence below is a genomic window from Phoenix dactylifera cultivar Barhee BC4 chromosome 8, palm_55x_up_171113_PBpolish2nd_filt_p, whole genome shotgun sequence.
CCGGGCCAATCCAACTGGCTAAAGTCTATCAATTCCTCCATGGACATGGATCACGCCAGTATATCCTGCTGAAAGTTTTTAGGGAGGGAGTCAATGATGTACTTTAGACTTTTTCTTAAAAGCTATATATTAGGCTTAACACTCCCCTCACGTATTGCTTGGATCACGCCCATGAagacaaaaattgaaaaattgaagccaaataattaaataaatattaggTTTGAAGGAATTTGTCCAATAATACTATGTTAAACTATTGACTTGCAGTGGTTAATTAAGACACTTGCTACGTGCCAATGCTATGCTTctcattgaaaaagaaaaaggagggggcagaaaagaaaagatgattAGAAAAGAATTGCTCAACAATTTTATTCAGGATTGAGAGATGAAACACGCTAATGTCAGTTCATATTAATGGGGAAATACAGGACATGCAGAACGAGCAACAAGCTCAAAATGctcatcaaaatatattttgatctgataagCGTTCTGCAACCGGCATTAGAGAATAACTGGAAACATCTCGTAGATGGGACCAGAAGAAACAGCTCCTCTTGGTGCTTACGGCATGAAGGGAGCAAAAACAACCACAGAATTATGACCCCCGAAACCAAACGAATTAGAGATGGCTGCCAAAAAAGAAGCAGAAGGTTAGAATGATCCGTAGAGAGAGTAAACTTGCACAGGAATATCCGAATTCATGCAGGGGCGCACAGAAGTCGATGAATGGAAGCTAGAAACACATTGGTTTGTGAGCAAACAGCACTTATATGCCAAGATGCATCATTTTAGGAACATATACTGAGGTGCAAACTTACCGACATTAACTTCATGCTTCTTCTTTACGTTGGGGACGGTGTCAATGGTGACATCAGGCTCCAAGTTCTACATCAAACAAAGACAGAGGCATCAAGCAATGTTATATCATAATTAACATATCAAGCAATATCATAATTAGTAACAACTGGAAGGAACAGCCTATGGCAATTGGTGAGAATTTTTGATATGAAGCTTGTACATTTTGGTTGATAGTTGGATGCAGCCAGCCTGTTGTGATAGCTTTGATGGTTGCAATTGCTTCTAGTCCACCAGCAGCTCCAAGGCAATGCCCAATCATCGACTGCAGTAGCACGAGATACAGGTAGAGCCTCGAAGTCATAATTACATAAGTCAATGTAAAAATCTAATGAACTATTGAGCTAATATTATACGCAAGTCAAGGATGAGAATTTAATCGCTTTTCATTGCTATGTGATCCTTTCATTTAATATAGTTTGATGTGATAAGACAATAAAAGGAAGGATGTGGAGTATATGAGAACAAAGCAGTAAAAAGCTGAAGTATTTCACACTAAAATTGATAGCCTCCCCCAGATCTGTACTATGATAATTACTAAAATAAAGAATGCAgcaataattttgggcatattatTTATGGAGACTATTTTAGGAATATAAAGATGGCAAATAATCTATCCCATATTCCAGATGGACTTGCATAACTTCTAATGCAGGCTTGCAGCTTGAATCTATCCTACAAATTTGTACATGAGCAGTGGAGGCTTGCCTTTGTTCCATTCATTTTCATTTCAGATGTGTCTTTGAAAACCTTCTTGATGGCATTTACTTCTGCTAAATCTCCAGCAAGTGTTGATGTTGCATGAGCATTGACATAATTCACCTGAAGTATTTTGTTGTTTGCATATCCATCAGAATTTGAAAAGATAATAAGATGTCGTCCAGAATTAACTGATTGATCATGAAAGCAGTGCTAGAAGATGATATCTGCAAAATGGTCGCATATGGTTGTTTAGAGTATGATGACCTCCTCAGTGGAGACTCCTGCATCTTCCAAGCTCTTGACAATGCAAGAAGAGACCCCAAGTCCATCGGAACGAGGATCGGTCATGTGATGCGCATCGCAGGTTATGGCGCCTCCAAGATACTCTGCAACTATAGTCGCGCCCCTCTTTCTTGCATGCTCCAAACTCTCCATAATCTGTCATGAaaattaaagtaattaaggtCACCGTTGCACATAAATGGTCGGTTTAGGGCAGCTTGTGCACGCAGCGGAGCAATCTGTACACATCTCAAAAATATACATAAAGTAGCCAAAATGATTTGAAGTGCTGAGAGCATATCCCTAGCGTATCGGCGGGTACTAATTCTCTGGAAATTTGTACTAGATTTATGAAACAATCGACCAATTTGTTTCTGCTTATCGAACAAGCTAGAGTAGTGGCATTATCACTACTTGCACATTTCAGCATACTTAACTGCGTAAAAGCTTAAATTATCAAGTTCCCTCCATTCTTGACTTTCCCAAATGCTAAGTTCTGACAAACAATCAGTTTTAtcttttcaaatatatataagatGCAGCCCTCCTATGATGGAAGAATTCCATACATCCAACTGCAAAGGCTAAGATACACTCAGACTTGGgagattttaaataaatatctgATACTAAGCATTCTGTGTGTATGATAAGGTCCACCATTAGATAGCCATGCATCATACCTGAAAATTCATGTGGTGTCATGTGAAAGGCTAGATGTTAGAAAACAAAGAAACATGAACTAACAATCATCTCGTAGATATGAATGCTGCTAAATAAATGTGAGACGGATGATCGAAATAATCTTCAGCAACTTTATTCCCTCCTTGAGAATAGGATTTGGGAAATGGAgctatcaaaaaacaaaaaaatataagagGATGGACTTACGAGGACGCCAGATCCCTCCCCCATGACGAAACCATCTCGGCTTCTGTCCCAAGGCCTGGAAGCTTTCTCTGGCTCGTCATTTCTTTGTGACAGTGCCCTGCATGCGATGAATCCGCCAACTCCAGTAGGCAGGATGGCAGCCTCTGTTCCTCCAACAACCATGATGTCGGCTTCACCTCTCCTTATGTGATTGGCAGCAGCATAAAAGCAGTAGTTTGCAGTCGCACATGCCGTGGAAATGGAGTAGTTCGGTCCCATCAAACCTGTGTCTATAGCCAACAACGCCGATCCCATGTTCGTGATGGAGTAAGGAATGAAGAAAGGAGTGATTTTATTGTAACCCTTTTGGATCAGAGCCTCAACTCCTTTGCTGAAAGCCGTTAAACCACCCATGCCTGACCCTACCAGCACTCCAATTCTCGACCTGTCCATCTGCATGCAACATGAAAGGGGGCAAGAGGCTGTGAATCGAAtacgatttattttttttcacaaCTTCTTTCGGAGGATTCGCCATCTTTACATGCAAGAAGTGAGAGAAAAGACACTGCTGCCAAACTTAAAAGTGGTAATTTTCTCATCCAGACTTCTTACATTCCAGAGTCCAGACTCTAGTTATGATTCAGCCTGGGAAATGCGGATCTTTCTGTCGCATGTAAAAGGTAAataatttcttatctttaatggATGACTTATCTAATTTCTTAGAAATTCTACAAAGGAGTAGTCTGTCAGAGGATTGCGCGACACaaaaacgaaaaagaaaaaaacgacTGCGCAAACATAATCATTTTTGCGTCAGCACTACTACTGAGCTTTACCTTGTCTTTGTGGAAATATCaactaaaagaaagagagagagagagagagagagagagagagcatttgATTCGTCTCCAAATTTAGTTTTTCAACAGGATTCTACTCACAGATTGCAGGACTTCTGGTCCAAGGTTAG
It includes:
- the LOC103702492 gene encoding 3-oxoacyl-[acyl-carrier-protein] synthase I, chloroplastic-like, whose translation is MAASASMVVGGKELGVMGEASSPLKQYSGLRPLLGSKQMASCAVRKPNGSSPFPPSLKSRRIRAVASPTVAAPTREKDPKKRIVVTGMGLVSVFGSDADTFYSKLLEGQSGISLIDRFDASSYSVRFGGQIRDFSSKGYIDGKNDRRLDDCWRYCLVAGKRALDDANLGPEVLQSMDRSRIGVLVGSGMGGLTAFSKGVEALIQKGYNKITPFFIPYSITNMGSALLAIDTGLMGPNYSISTACATANYCFYAAANHIRRGEADIMVVGGTEAAILPTGVGGFIACRALSQRNDEPEKASRPWDRSRDGFVMGEGSGVLIMESLEHARKRGATIVAEYLGGAITCDAHHMTDPRSDGLGVSSCIVKSLEDAGVSTEEVNYVNAHATSTLAGDLAEVNAIKKVFKDTSEMKMNGTKSMIGHCLGAAGGLEAIATIKAITTGWLHPTINQNNLEPDVTIDTVPNVKKKHEVNVAISNSFGFGGHNSVVVFAPFMP